A genome region from Purpureocillium takamizusanense chromosome 8, complete sequence includes the following:
- a CDS encoding uncharacterized protein (COG:H~EggNog:ENOG503NXEB), with the protein MARLLELPREIREQILREVIVSARPAPTSIAECGNRVPLPNHIDETLPDITSIYIEDGPLRFPKDALLATCRQLRSETQQLLELIGPDKLPYQLDVMLVDQVGIFPTWLAFPAMPTRIELLRVRVRLFDKPEKFSREWEECIDEDDELTYWNLIVLFTVYILGMWKRNDLEPVDETTIQSGAGDDWSDVSDEGVDDGFSDIAPYVINRIDLEFPRSATLLGFSVHPLTLQQRRRFMTDEYFQEEHQPAMRFNDAFVILSDPEEDDYTPYRQALFANIGSITVSGGSTFSITKMLLQYYAENHLHNAATDPDSGLEMTQVINRARRRRQQLGLWDETGCEQYSQFIKDLALWEAMFLAHGAHEPEQHDTYM; encoded by the coding sequence atggcgcggctcctcgagctgccgcgAGAGATTCGCGAGCAAATCCTCCGCGAGGTCATTGTCTCCGCGCGCCCCGCGCCCACGTCCATCGCCGAGTGCGGCAACAGggtccccctccccaaccACATCGACGAGACCTTGCCGGACATTACGAGCATCTACATCGAGGATGGGCCCCTGAGGTTTCCCAAGGATGCCTTGCTTGCCACCTGCCGTCAGCTGCGCTCCGAGACACAGCAGCTGTTGGAGCTTATAGGGCCCGACAAGCTGCCTTACCAGCTCGACGTCATGCTGGTCGATCAGGTCGGCATTTTCCCCACGTGGCTCGCCTTTCCCGCCATGCCCACGCGCATCGAGCTCCTGCGCGTGCGGGTGCGCCTCTTTGATAAACCTGAAAAGTTTTCCCGCGAGTGGGAGGAGTGCatcgacgaagacgacgagctgaCCTATTGGAACCTCATCGTCCTCTTCACCGTGTACATCCTCGGCATGTGGAAGCGCAACGACTtggagcccgtcgacgagaccACGATACAGTccggcgccggtgacgacTGGTCTGACGTGTCGGATgagggcgttgacgacggtTTCTCAGACATTGCGCCCTACGTCATCAACCGGATCGATCTCGAGTTCCCGCGGTCCGCGACACTGCTCGGCTTCTCTGTGCACCCACTCACCCTGCAGCAACGTCGACGCTTCATGACGGACGAGTACTTCCAGGAGGAGCACCAGCCCGCCATGAGGTTCAACGACGCTTTTGTCATCCTCAGCGACCCTGAAGAGGACGACTACACCCCCTACCGCCAAGCCCTCTTCGCCAATATAGGGTCGATTACAGTATCGGGCGGCAGCACATTCAGCATCACCAAGATGCTCCTCCAGTACTACGCGGAAAACCACCTCCATAACGCGGCCACGGATCCGGACAGCGGTTTGGAGATGACGCAAGTTATTAACCGGgcaaggcggaggaggcagcaGCTGGGACTGTGGGACGAGACCGGGTGCGAGCAGTATTCGCAGTTCATCAAGGATCTGGCATTGTGGGAAGCCATGTTCTTAGCGCACGGCGCTCATGAGCCTGAACAGCATGATACATACATGTAG
- a CDS encoding uncharacterized protein (EggNog:ENOG503NVNU) — protein MSRDFHACSTGDLDDAAYNALIVAEIGRLRAQINDKAVCELASSLNDGKPCIVEYPSKVVGLGALTGCANYHARIRFGDGTPSWLLRVPRVSGFAVGLPVSLAEYLIRSEYATLKFLETTAVPAPRAFSFGIPSQGTDRGVGVCFLLMEELSGKPWDGQGDTAKVWKGLAEIFTELEKHPFTKAGSLCVESPDDLPSVSATASDRFVCLEPYGPFETSAAYYTAWAEQYLALIADGQLYPQFPIEAYLVYRFLQDNATQLSDPEDMFFLKHVDDKGDHLMVDKDLNITGIIDWQMARIVPRREAFGLSLVSADMRALCDGNVSLSAKDIALSDALREKRAELAIQMEDEKVRRFFWGLGLEPKWAHALPLATAILQVFGIEQGWDEWKEVAMKRYGGDDRLKALVKNSSENKSW, from the exons ATGTCTCGGGATTTCCACGCGTGTAGCACCGGA GACCTGGATGATGCAGCCTACAACGCGCTCATTGTCGCTGAAATCGGTCGCCTTCGTGCTCAGATCAACGACAAGGCGGTCTGCGAACTGGCTTCTAGCCTGAACGATGGCAAACCTTGCATCGTCGAATACCCTTCAAAGGTCGTTGGATTAGGGGCTCTCACGGGGTGTGCCAACTACCACGCCCGCATCCGCTTCGGCGATGGGACCCCGTCCTGGCTCCTGCGAGTGCCGCGGGTTTCTGGCTTTGCCGTCGGGCTCCCCGTGTCACTCGCCGAATACCTGATCCGCAGCGAGTACGCAACTCTGAAGTTCCTGGAGACTACGGCAGTACCAGCACCGCGGGCCTTTTCATTCGGCATCCCGTCTCAAGGTACCGACCGTGGTGTTGGGGTTTGTTTTCTTCTCATGGAGGAGTTGTCAGGCAAGCCTTGGGACGGTCAAGGAGACACCGCCAAAGTTTGGAAGGGTCTCGCCGAGATCTTTACTGAATTAGAGAAGCATCCGTTCACTAAAGCGGGGTCTCTATGTGTCGAGTCTCCTGACGACCTACCATCGGTCTCTGCCACGGCCAGCGACAGGTTCGTCTGTCTTGAGCCCTACGGACCATTCGAGACTTCGGCAGCGTACTATACCGCCTGGGCCGAGCAGTACCTGGCGTTAATTGCGGACGGTCAGCTCTACCCCCAGTTTCCTATCGAAGCCTACTTGGTATATCGTTTTCTCCAAGACAATGCGACCCAGTTGTCCGACCCCGAGGACATGTTCTTTCTGAAACACGtggacgacaagggcgatCATTTGATGGTTGACAAAGACCTCAACATTACCGGCATCATCGACTGGCAGATGGCGCGCATCGTTCCGCGACGAGAGGCATTCGGGCTATCCCTCGTATCCGCCGACATGAGAGCTCTTTGCGATGGCAACGTCTCTCTTAGTGCCAAAGACATTGCATTGAGCGACGCTTTGCGCGAGAAGAGGGCGGAACTAGCAATCCAGATGGAAGATGAGAAGGTGAGAAGATTCTTCTGGGGCTTGGGGCTCGAGCCCAAATGGGCCCACGCGTTACCGCTGGCAACTGCCATCCTCCAGGTCTTCGGTATCGAACAGGGGTGGGATGAGTGGAAAGAGGTAGCAATGAAGCGGTATGGGGGCGATGACCGCCTAAAGGCTCTTGTGAAAAATTCTTCCGAAAATAAATCTTGGTAA
- a CDS encoding uncharacterized protein (COG:S~EggNog:ENOG503P2VB): protein MALTRRTRFVCVSDTHNYAVSLPKGDVLIHAGDITNKGSYSELSKAVRWLEAADFEAKIVVAGNHDITLDREFYSQHGRSFHNQDPQSPDLCLSLLTSSPSITYLSHSSATVRLASPSGPRTTFKVFGSPHAPRHGLWAFYYDAETPAAAKTLWDEVPLDADVVVTHTPPRGHRDETPAEGRTVGGCEALRRALWRVRPRLAVCGHIHDGRGAERVTWDLGGAFAERQTVPWRDPAEGNNKMSLVDLTGRRAPALDNDGSRIASGEEGQRESGVSVEEALGRWSRRETCIVNAAIMKSRYPHVGGKEFYKPIVVDVALPGWEEADRSAGATVVLP, encoded by the exons ATGGCGCTGAcaaggaggacgaggttCGTGTGCGTCTCCGACACGCACAACTACGCGGTGAGCCTGCCAAAAGGCGACGTGCTCATCCACGCCGGCGATATTACCAACAAGGGGAGCTACTCAGAG CTTTCCAAAGCGGTTCGGTGGCTCGAAGCAGCCGACTTTGAGGCCAAGATTGTCGTTGCCG GCAACCACGACATTACGCTCGACAGGGAGTTTTACTCGCAGCACGGTCGTTCATTCCATAATCAGGATCCGCAGTCTCCGGACTTGTGCCTCTCCCTCCTGACGTCCTCACCGTCCATCACGTATCTTTCACACAGCTCTGCGACCGTGAGgctcgcgtcgccgagcggcCCGCGCACCACGTTCAAGGTGTTTGGCTCGCCGCATGCGCCGCGTCACGGCCTCTGGGCTTTTTACTACGACGCTGAGACGCCTGCTGCCGCGAAGACGCTATGGGACGAGGTGCCGCTAGACGCGGATGTGGTGGTCAcgcacacgccgccgcggggccaCCGCGACGAGACACCAGCGGAGGGACGGACGGTGGGCGGCTGCGAGGCGTTGCGGAGGGCGCTTTGGCGCGTGCGCCCTCGGCTCGCCGTCTGTGGACACATTCACGACGGCCGGGGCGCGGAGCGAGTGACGTGGGATCTGGGCGGCGCGTTCGCGGAGAGACAGACGGTTCCGTGGAGGGATCCCGCCGAGGGGAACAACAAGATGAGCTTGGTGGACCTCACGGGGAGACGCGCGCCAGccctcgacaacgacgggTCGCGTATCGCctcgggcgaggaggggcagCGGGAATCGGGTGTCAGCGTGGAGGAGGCTCTGGGTCGATGGAGCCGGCGGGAGACATGCATCGTCAACGCAGCCATCATGAAGAGCAGGTACCCGCACGTCGGGGGCAAGGAGTTCTACAAGCCCATCGTCGTGGATGTGGCCTTGCCCGGGTGGGAAGAGGCCGACCGGTCAGCGGGCGCTACCGTCGTTTTGCCCTAa
- a CDS encoding uncharacterized protein (EggNog:ENOG503P198) has translation MAAVSSATGTTALTPPSSSHGEEAAWEYAGTQFENAAHEKNVGAARLDQSSHRNPLGPQNGNAFPPSHHQSETSVSGLDAGTRKMHSLDNLSAARWDNPAEERVLSPPLAIESKPRHGSSDWHTPSGDDRKRPLHQALGPEARDHDDSKWIHRDKLAKIESEELQAAGIFVPRTRPHSKQRRERSQSRLTRGTESVDMDSRPRKDSATLEQLLTSEPSTSHWDLRTPEEIAEAEANAYFTANGGKGGSRIPVAKTSPAPIPVDYLERGSPAVRRPAESIDGDAISYPKPRSRSASLSASVSISDQASTGPGLKVAKRSATDTSPKKSASRRPSAASKASASAGRPKTRSGPNRDGSSTRPPTRGEGSAAGKQPEGDPPWMLNSYKPDPRLPPDQQLLPTVARRLQQERWEKEGKFGDVYDKDFRPLNDNEFQKPPEPDASGAPRTEEEQGPQADEWPLKPGVAKSPTLRQGSYSTMPKISDKPLPVSPIASPRATTAPAAPTPQDKEQEPPLAVEDPDEKKGGCGCCVVM, from the exons ATGGCTGCCGTTTCGTCTGCCACGGGCACCACGGCCCTGACGCCCCCGAGTAGCAGCCACGGGGAAGAGGCAGCGTGGGAATATGCTGGAACCCAGTTCGAG AATGCAGCCCACGAAAAGAATGTCGGTGCTGCACGCCTTGACCAATCTTCCCACCGAAACCCTTTGGGCCCGCAGAATGGCAATGCCTTCCCCCCGTCTCACCATCAGTCGGAAACCTCTGTCAGCGGTCTCGACGCGGGCACCCGCAAGATGCACTCGTTGGACAACCTGAGTGCCGCTCGCTGGGACAATCCCGCCGAGGAACGCGTTCTGTCGCCGCCTCTAGCAATCGAGTCCAAGCCACGTCACGGCTCGTCGGATTGGCATACACCCAGCGGCGATGACCGGAAACGGCCGCTGCATCAGGCCCTCGGCCCCGAAGCGCGTGACCACGACGACTCCAAGTGGATTCACCGAGACAAGTTGGCAAAGATTGAGAGCGAGGAGCTACAGGCGGCCGGCATCTTCGTCCCACGAACCCGACCTCACAGCAAACAGCGCCGGGAGCGCAGCCAGAGCCGCCTCACGCGCGGCACCGAGTCCGTTGATATGGACAGCCGGCCTCGCAAGGACTCGGCCACGCTGGAGCAGCTGCTTACGTCGGAGCCGTCCACGTCGCATTGGGACCTGCGCACGCCCGAGGAGATCGCGGAGGCTGAGGCCAATGCCTATTTCACCGCCAATGGCGGCAAGGGGGGATCACGCATCCCCGTGGCCAAGACCAGCCCCGCCCCGATACCCGTGGACTACCTTGAGCGCGGTTCCCCCGCTGTGCGAAGGCCGGCTGAGTCCAtagacggcgacgccatctcgTACCCGAAACCTCGATCTCGCAGCGCCAGCCTCTCCGCGAGCGTGTCCATCAGCGATCAGGCGAGTACGGGCCCCGGGCTCAAGGTCGCGAAGCGCTCCGCGACGGATACGTCGCCCAAGAAGAGCGCATCTCGCAGACCGTCCGCTGCGTCCAAGGCCAGCGCgagcgccggccgccccaaGACGCGTTCCGGGCCGAACAGGGACGGCTCGAGTACCAGGCCTCCCACGCGCGGGGAGGGCTCTGCGGCCGGCAAGCAACCCGAGGGCGACCCTCCTTGGATGCTCAACTCGTACAAGCCCGACCCCCGGCTGCCCCCGGACCAGCAGCTACTCCCCACCGTGGCCAGGCGCCTCCAGCAGGAGAGGTGGGAGAAGGAGGGCAAGTTTGGCGACGTGTACGACAAGGATTTTCGGCCGCTCAACGACAACGAATTTCAGAAGCCACCAGAGCCTgacgccagcggcgctcCACGGACAGAAGAGGAGCAGGGCCCGCAGGCAGACGAGTGGCCGCTCAAGCCCGGCGTGGCCAAGAGCCCGACGCTGCGGCAGGGCTCATACTCGACAATGCCAAAGATCTCCGACAAGCCACTCCCCGTTAGCCCGATAGCGAGCCCgcgggccaccaccgcccccgccgcgccgactcCTCAGGACAAAGAGCAAGAGCCGCCCTTGGCGGTTGAGGACCCCGACGAAAAGAAGGGCGGCTGCGGGTGCTGCGTCGTGATGTGA
- a CDS encoding uncharacterized protein (COG:O~EggNog:ENOG503P6AD), with protein MSPLPPDPYKILGVSKDAQIPEIRSAHRKLVLKCHPDKVQDPKLKAEKQDEFQKVQEAYELLSDDRQRQKYDDQVKLAELREQFRNKANISTPRSSPKEYNVYTAEPRTTTRPRSPAAGPKAYPTYSRSWEDDIARGPRIFDAGTPRSSKREASFAERASKREVEREREKDRDNREREKERDRERRKREDAIRRAEKDAKEQRRADKRLREKQRDKEIRRETDEKKRHARPYIETYDEDSPPKLDKKKSSGKRYEEKRDRSSGREDAPIPPLQQRSSSEAYFYAQSYIQASKAKGAPGIQRSATYHPRAPQPPAAPTPPPVAAQSPFAAPPDEEIRRSSARPRRGSADEQRRLSRERSYHASSREALDDPVVVNASPAARHTAQFQKSASTTPVMSSSPPRVTRTTTMPVDAGFSRPVPGITRAQTFNAFGESAPRGRDRSRMHSQIEEESDSDDAYERRARERDHKHRSRRHRSPEPRVENVSRYQVDGGRAKLQNYSRRLETEADPYRYYSTAGGIPVVETRPPMPPREGSYSASGMKFPKVRTSKSYGYDDVQYSNHYYEKPHREEYSAYA; from the coding sequence ATGAGTCCTCTGCCTCCCGACCCGTACAAGATTCTCGGCGTCTCCAAGGACGCTCAAATCCCCGAGATCCGGTCCGCCCACCGCAAGCTGGTCCTCAAGTGTCACCCGGACAAGGTTCAGGAccccaagctcaaggccgagaagcAAGACGAGTTCCAAAAGGTCCAGGAGGCCTACGAGCTACTGTCCGACGACCGCCAGCGGCAAAAGTACGACGATCAGGTTAAGCTTGCCGAGCTTCGTGAGCAGTTCCGCAACAAGGCCAACATCtccacgccgcgctcgtcgcctAAGGAGTACAATGTCTACACGGCTGAACCGCGGACAACGACCCGGCCTCGGTCACCGGCCGCAGGTCCCAAGGCGTATCCCACCTACTCACGGTCATGGGAGGATGACATCGCTCGCGGTCCTCGCATTTTTGACGCCGGCACCCCTCGGTCGTCCAAGAGAGAGGCCAGCTTCGCGGAGCGCGCGTCAAAGCGAGAggtagagagagagcgagaaaAGGACCGCGACAATAGGGAACgggagaaggagagggaCCGCGAGCGACGCAAGCGGGAAGACGCTATAAGGCGTGCCGAAAAGGACGCCAAAGAGCAGCGTCGGGCCGACAAGAGGCTGCGGGAGAAACAGCGCGACAAGGAGATCCGTCGGGAGACAGATGAGAAGAAGCGCCACGCTCGGCCCTACATCGAGACGTACGACGAAGACTCGCCGCCCAAGTTGGACAAGAAGAAGTCAAGCGGCAAGCGGTATGAGGAGAAGCGGGACCGATCCTCGGGACGCGAGGACGCGCCCATTCCGCCGCTACAGCAGAGGTCGTCCTCGGAAGCCTACTTTTACGCCCAGTCGTACATCCAAGCCTCCAAAGCCAAGGGGGCGCCCGGCATTCAGCGGTCGGCCACCTACCAtcctcgcgcgccgcagccccccgcggcgcctaCGCCGCCCCCAGTCGCAGCACAGTCGCCGTTTGCCGCACCTCCCGACGAGGAGATACGGCGTTCgtcggcccgcccgcgccgtggcTCCGCTGATGAACAACGACGGCTCTCCAGGGAGCGCTCGTACCACGCGTCATCGCGCGAGGCGTTGGACGACCCCGTTGTCGTCAAcgcgtcgccagcggccaggCACACGGCCCAGTTTCAAaagtcggcctcgacgactcCCGTCatgtcgagctcgccgccccgcgtcacacgcaccaccaccatgcccGTTGACGCGGGCTTCTCACGTCCTGTGCCGGGCATCACCCGGGCTCAGACTTTTAATGCTTTTGGCGAGAGCGCCCCACGCGGCCGCGACCGCTCGCGCATGCACTCGCAAATTGAAGAGGAGTCGGATTCAGACGACGCATATGAGCGAAGAGCTCGGGAACGCGACCACAAGCACCGGAGCCGGAGACACCGGTCGCCTGAGCCACGCGTTGAAAACGTCTCGCGCTATCAggtggacggcgggcgtgccAAGCTCCAGAACTactcgcgccgcctcgagacCGAAGCGGACCCGTACCGCTACTACTCGACAGCTGGTGGCATCCCTGTCGTGGAAACGCGACCGCCGATGCCTCCTCGCGAGGGCAGCTATTCCGCCTCGGGGATGAAGTTCCCCAAAGTGAGGACGTCTAAGTCCTACGGGTATGACGACGTGCAGTACAGCAACCACTACTACGAGAAGCCGCATCGCGAAGAGTACTCGGCATATGCATGA
- a CDS encoding uncharacterized protein (COG:S~EggNog:ENOG503P4M4), with product MWPPLPPAAPLAFVQADQSAQFKVLLVVARDFKRAGGDRDPEPDLAQWPLMRLQKKLRSRLLLEVVRPGSREELERHLQLRASQNVEFNLVHFDLHGRIMRDENGTLVPWLLFAQQHDGGHYFMPETTLAKAEEIAELLSRYRIENVVLNACLSAYNRTGPATNLAYIFLRHGIQNVSAMWYYVHWQTVATYLDTFYEQLLAKCIDFHVAAQRGREAIRQRPTVRAEREYHDFFVCVNYARNVHRTESMMREVSPSPSARSHESGASNASGRSPRTGGGWRASTPRIGDSLYLGDEPVMRLQLHLLELEFKLTTFRIVYASNLRHSASDMDATMERMINMWLLTNFVDEVHYYKAKDFAKRKMVKGVIPPRDRRTRATTGGYLQLLFQRPVQALRQTMHVVRELDSVLDPGWQDDVGENHRLEQRRYAASDGLGRLARRVRDEGDSFLLLLGSGNTQWWKQFLNHVEGEWWAHVPWGFTPHTRYGAGHHQLGPAEDSSSETETARRET from the exons ATGTGGCCCCCGctgccccccgccgcgcccctcgccTTTGTCCAGGCCGACCAAAGCGCCCAGTTCAAGGTGCTGCTCGTGGTGGCGCGCGACTTCAAgagggctggcggcgatCGCGACCCCGAGCCGGACCTCGCCCAGTGGCCGCTGATGCGCCTCCAGAAGAAGCTGCGCagcaggctgctgctcgaagTGGTCAGGCCGGGCAGCCGCGAGGAGTTGGAGCGCCACTTGCAGCTAAGGGCCTCGCAAAATGTCGAGTTCAACCTGGTGCACTTTGACCTACACGGACGCATAATGCGCGACGA GAACGGTACGTTGGTGCCCTGGCTGCTCTTCGCCCAGCAACACGATGGCGGCCACTACTTCATGCCCGAGACGACCCTCGCCAAGGCAGAGGAGATAGCCGAGCTACTGTCGCGGTATCGTATCGAGAACGTGGTGCTTAATGCGTGCCTCTCGGCGTACAACCGGACGGGCCCGGCGACGAACCTGGCGTACATCTTTCTCAGACACGGGATCCAGAACGTCTCGGCCATGTGGTACTATGTGCACTGGCAGACCGTGGCGACGTACCTAGACACATTTTacgagcagctgctggccaagTGCATAGATTTTCACGTCGCGGCacagcgcgggcgcgaggcgaTCCGCCAGCGGCCCACGGTACGCGCCGAACGCGAGTACCACGACTTCTTCGTGTGCGTCAACTACGCGCGCAACGTGCACCGGACGGAGAGCATGATGCGTGAGgtcagcccgtcgccgtcggcgcggtcgCACGAGTCAGGCGCGTCCAACGCATCCGGCCGCAGCCCACGCACTGGAGGCGGatggagggcgtcgacgccgcggatCGGCGACAGCCTctacctcggcgacgagcccgtgatgcggctgcagctgcacctGCTGGAGCTCGAGTTCAAGCTGACGACGTTCCGCATCGTGTACGCGAGCAACCTCCGGCACAGCGCATCAGACATGGACGCGACGATGGAGCGCATGATCAACATGTGGCTCCTGACCAACtttgtcgacgaggtgcaCTACTACAAGGCCAAAGATTTTGCTAAGCGCAAGATGGTCAAGGGCGTCATCCCTCCCCGCGACcgacggacgcgggcgacgaccggCGGATACCTGCAGCTGCTGTTTCAGCGGCCGGTGCAGGCGTTGCGGCAGACGATGCATGTGGTGCGCGAGCTGGACTCCGTTTTGGACCCGGGCTGGCAGGACGACGTGGGAGAGAACCATCGCCTCGAGCAAAGGCGATATGCCGCCTCTGACGGCCTGGGGCGGCTCGCGCGACGGGTGCGCGATGAGGGCGATAgcttcctgctgctccttggcagcggcaacacGCAGTGGTGGAAGCAGTTTCTGAaccacgtcgagggcgagtgGTGGGCGCACGTGCCCTGGGGGTTCACGCCGCACACCAGGTATGGCGCGGGGCATCATCAACTCGGGCCTGCGGAGGATTCGTCTTCAGAGACGGAAACGGCGCGCCGAGAGACATGA
- a CDS encoding uncharacterized protein (COG:S~EggNog:ENOG503P4M4) has translation MEMDVVYIRSYPARPNDVDALPTDATDPRRRWSVSIRVNDHDPIAAVITDPFQEVQYRTVLETYLKSSEGTTWNNHDLTQNDTSGNGTLGRNRTGGGVRFSSIRVGGSGRPSDSRNGGNGGRPTAIDDGASRAEWLIRKYGENLLAQIELAAGIFSVGVGVTEAQIFVVEHHDVDPTSRTLGGIHCLAWELLEDVHAAHLPNLRLRVTRITDFPARRFMWPPLPPAAPLAFVQADQSAQFKVLLVVARDFKRAGGDRDPEPDLAQWPLMRLQKKLRSRLLLEVVRPGSREELERHLQLRASQNVEFNLVHFDLHGRIMRDENGTLVPWLLFAQQHDGGHYFMPETTLAKAEEIAELLSRYRIENVVLNACLSAYNRTGPATNLAYIFLRHGIQNVSAMWYYVHWQTVATYLDTFYEQLLAKCIDFHVAAQRGREAIRQRPTVRAEREYHDFFVCVNYARNVHRTESMMREVSPSPSARSHESGASNASGRSPRTGGGWRASTPRIGDSLYLGDEPVMRLQLHLLELEFKLTTFRIVYASNLRHSASDMDATMERMINMWLLTNFVDEVHYYKAKDFAKRKMVKGVIPPRDRRTRATTGGYLQLLFQRPVQALRQTMHVVRELDSVLDPGWQDDVGENHRLEQRRYAASDGLGRLARRVRDEGDSFLLLLGSGNTQWWKQFLNHVEGEWWAHVPWGFTPHTRYGAGHHQLGPAEDSSSETETARRET, from the exons ATGGAGATGGACGTCGTCTACATACGCTCCTACCCGGCGCGGCCAAACGACGTAGACGCGCTGCCGACGGACGCCACTGACCCCCGCCGCAGGTGGAGCGTCTCGATCCGCGTCAACGACCACGACCCCATCGCGGCGGTCATCACCGACCCGTTCCAGGAGGTACAGTACCGGACCGTCCTCGAGACGTACCTTAAGAGCTCGGAAGGCACCACATGGAACAATCATGACCTGACCCAGAATGACaccagcggcaacggcacaCTTGGCAGAAACAgaaccggcggcggcgtcagaTTTAGCAGCATTAgagtcggcggcagcggcagacCAAGCGATAGCAGaaacggcggcaacggcggcagaCCAAcagccatcgacgacggggcgTCTCGCGCGGAGTGGCTGATCCGCAAGTATGGCGAGAACCTACTCGCCCAGATTgagctcgcggcgggcatcttcagcgtcggcgtcggcgtcaccgagGCTCAGATCTTCGTCGTTGAGCACCACGATGTCGACCCCACCAGTAGGACGCTCGGCGGCATCCACTGCCTCGCATGGGAGCTGCTTGAGGACGTGCACGCCGCCCACCTGCCCAacctgcgcctgcgcgtcACCCGCATCACCGACTTCCCCGCGCGGCGCTTCATGTGGCCCCCGctgccccccgccgcgcccctcgccTTTGTCCAGGCCGACCAAAGCGCCCAGTTCAAGGTGCTGCTCGTGGTGGCGCGCGACTTCAAgagggctggcggcgatCGCGACCCCGAGCCGGACCTCGCCCAGTGGCCGCTGATGCGCCTCCAGAAGAAGCTGCGCagcaggctgctgctcgaagTGGTCAGGCCGGGCAGCCGCGAGGAGTTGGAGCGCCACTTGCAGCTAAGGGCCTCGCAAAATGTCGAGTTCAACCTGGTGCACTTTGACCTACACGGACGCATAATGCGCGACGA GAACGGTACGTTGGTGCCCTGGCTGCTCTTCGCCCAGCAACACGATGGCGGCCACTACTTCATGCCCGAGACGACCCTCGCCAAGGCAGAGGAGATAGCCGAGCTACTGTCGCGGTATCGTATCGAGAACGTGGTGCTTAATGCGTGCCTCTCGGCGTACAACCGGACGGGCCCGGCGACGAACCTGGCGTACATCTTTCTCAGACACGGGATCCAGAACGTCTCGGCCATGTGGTACTATGTGCACTGGCAGACCGTGGCGACGTACCTAGACACATTTTacgagcagctgctggccaagTGCATAGATTTTCACGTCGCGGCacagcgcgggcgcgaggcgaTCCGCCAGCGGCCCACGGTACGCGCCGAACGCGAGTACCACGACTTCTTCGTGTGCGTCAACTACGCGCGCAACGTGCACCGGACGGAGAGCATGATGCGTGAGgtcagcccgtcgccgtcggcgcggtcgCACGAGTCAGGCGCGTCCAACGCATCCGGCCGCAGCCCACGCACTGGAGGCGGatggagggcgtcgacgccgcggatCGGCGACAGCCTctacctcggcgacgagcccgtgatgcggctgcagctgcacctGCTGGAGCTCGAGTTCAAGCTGACGACGTTCCGCATCGTGTACGCGAGCAACCTCCGGCACAGCGCATCAGACATGGACGCGACGATGGAGCGCATGATCAACATGTGGCTCCTGACCAACtttgtcgacgaggtgcaCTACTACAAGGCCAAAGATTTTGCTAAGCGCAAGATGGTCAAGGGCGTCATCCCTCCCCGCGACcgacggacgcgggcgacgaccggCGGATACCTGCAGCTGCTGTTTCAGCGGCCGGTGCAGGCGTTGCGGCAGACGATGCATGTGGTGCGCGAGCTGGACTCCGTTTTGGACCCGGGCTGGCAGGACGACGTGGGAGAGAACCATCGCCTCGAGCAAAGGCGATATGCCGCCTCTGACGGCCTGGGGCGGCTCGCGCGACGGGTGCGCGATGAGGGCGATAgcttcctgctgctccttggcagcggcaacacGCAGTGGTGGAAGCAGTTTCTGAaccacgtcgagggcgagtgGTGGGCGCACGTGCCCTGGGGGTTCACGCCGCACACCAGGTATGGCGCGGGGCATCATCAACTCGGGCCTGCGGAGGATTCGTCTTCAGAGACGGAAACGGCGCGCCGAGAGACATGA